Proteins from a single region of Dyadobacter fanqingshengii:
- a CDS encoding tautomerase family protein, producing the protein MPLVTITLVKGRSTPEKHLIADKVHAALVNTGVPGDDRFQRIIELEPENFIYDRNFPDLHQARTPAFILIEIVWSAGRSVKIKRKLLGDLMDGLKAAGQDPNDVMVAFIETAWENWAFANGEQIHI; encoded by the coding sequence ATGCCACTAGTTACAATTACTTTGGTCAAAGGCAGAAGTACTCCTGAAAAACATTTGATCGCAGACAAGGTTCATGCAGCACTTGTCAATACAGGCGTTCCGGGTGATGACCGTTTTCAGCGGATAATCGAGCTGGAACCCGAAAACTTTATCTATGATCGAAATTTCCCAGACCTTCACCAAGCACGAACACCAGCATTTATATTAATAGAAATTGTTTGGTCAGCAGGCAGGAGTGTAAAGATCAAACGTAAGTTGCTAGGCGATTTAATGGATGGCCTAAAAGCTGCAGGGCAGGACCCAAATGATGTCATGGTAGCATTTATAGAAACAGCCTGGGAAAATTGGGCTTTCGCCAACGGCGAACAGATTCACATTTAA